CTTTATGTTGCTGATCTTCCTTCTGGCTAAGCAGTTTTATAGCAGCTATCGGGACTCATCGTGCTCTTTGATCTCAGATACGGCGTGGAGCTAGTGTATACGAAACAACCTCTTATACGTGCACGTGGTGTTTCGTACTGCAAGAATCTCCTGTCTCCTAGATTTGAGCATTCTGAAGGTATGTCTCAGTCCCATCCAGAACATGCTGAATGAATCTTGAAATATATTTCTGAAAGAAACTTTGAAGGCAAAACCATAAATTGGATGTTTTTTATCATGTAATTTGTGCTACTGTTTGAGTAAACCTGTGTGCAAACCTTATGGTCATGTAGCTGCAACTAAAATTAATGTTTGTTTTACAGCTAAAGAAGGTGTCAACTTTTCTGAGAACCATGACAAAACATACTATGTGTATCTACCACCTGAACTGTGCGTTGTGCACCCTCTTCCTGGATCACTTGTTCGTGGAGCTCAGAGGTTGCCTTCAATAATGAGAAGGGTTGAGAGCATGCTTCTTGCAGTTCAGTTGAAGGAAATAATTGATTATCCTGTTCCCGCAACGAAGGTACACTCAACATCCTTGATTGCACCAAACCTgcatctttaaaaaaatatttaacgCCTCCTGTTATAATGCTTTGGTAGATTAGATCCTTCcatttcttctcctttctAAATTACATACATCCCTACAGTGTAAGTTAGGGGCACCATAGTCATGGCTTTACCATGGCATCTGCCTCTGTTGGGTCCTGCAATAAGAattgataaaacatgatttagAGATACCAAAGGTGAGATGGGATACATGGGTACTACAGCAGGGCTTTATTGTTATTTCAAGATGATTAATGTAGACGGTGGGTACATATTTGAATGTTTATTGTTGCAATACTAACTTCTGAGGGGTACCATAACATATGTGATTATATCCTTCCATTTCCTCCCAAGAGACTAATTACCTCACCTGTATTCCATTTGACTCGTCACACAAGAGCAAAATGATTTTCTTAAACAAACAAGAAATTGCGCTTGTGATTCATAATAACAGTTTGTTTGGTTTCATGGCAGATATTAGAAGCCTTGACTGCTGCATCATGCCAGGAAACGTTTTGCTATGAAAGAGCAGAGCTACTGGGTGATGCATACCTGAAATGGGTTGTGAGTAGATTCCTTTTTCTAAAATATCCTCAGAAGCATGAGGGACAGCTTACGAGGATGCGGCAGCAGATGGTTAGTAACATGGTTCTGTACCAATTCGCTCTGAATAAAACTCTTCAGTCGTACATTCAAGCAGATCGTTTTGCCCCATCAAGATGGGCAGCTCCAGGAGTGCTACCTGTATTTGACGAGGAGACAAGAGAATCTGAACCATCCATCTTTGGTGAGGAACCAGTTCTTGGTAATGAAGTACAGAAGGATTTTGATGACGATTACGCAGATAGCATCCAAGAAGACGGTGAAATTGATGGAGATTCTGGCTGCTATCGTGTTCTCTCAAGCAAAACTTTAGCAGATGTTGTTGAAGCACTTATTGGGGTCTATTATGTAGCAGGAGGGAAAATTGCTGCAAACCACCTGATGAAGTGGATTGGGATTCATGCAGAGCTGGATCCTCAAGAGATCCCTCCTCCGAAGATATATAATATACCTGATAGCATAATGAGAAGCATCAACTTTGACACCTTAGAAAGCATCATGGGTATCAAATTCCAGAATAAAGGTTTTCTGGTTGAGGCTATAACGCATGCATCGAGGCCGTCTTCTGGTGTTTCCTGTTACCAGCGGTTGGAATTTGTTGGTGATGCTGTGTTGGATCATCTCATCACAAAGCATTTGTTTTTTACATATACTGATCTACCTCCTGGTCGCTTAACCGACTTGAGAGCTGCGGCTGTTAATAATGAGAACTTTGCAAGGGTTGCAGTTAAGCATAAGCTGCATGTACATCTTCGCCATGGGTCATCTGCGCTGGAAACACAGGTAGTTCAGTCATTATTTATGCAGTAGGAAACTAGACGTTGGTAGAACTTGAGTTCTAGGTTGAATTTGCATTCTCTTTAAGCGATGCTGactgtttttctttcaatCTTCTGAAGATTCGGGAGTTTGTGAAGGATGTCCGAGAAGAGATTTCAAAATCAGGTTTCAATTCTTTTGGGCTTGGGGACTGCAAGGCTCCTAAAGTTCTTGGAGACATTATTGAGTCTATTGCTGGTGCAATATTTCTCGATAGTGGGTATGACACCTCGGCAGTCTGGAAGGTACTATTTATTTTGATTGAGAGAAAACTTCTTTTCACACGGAAGCAATCTAATTTGGAAGGACGTCTAAAAAAACTGCACTATTTTGCACCAGGTTTTTCAACCGCTTCTTGATCCTATGGTAACGCCAGAAACCCTTCCCATGCATCCAATTAGGGAGCTCCAAGAACGCTGCCAGCAGCAAGCTGAAGGCTTAGAATACAAAGCATCCCGAGCAGGCAATGTAGCTACTGTTGAAGTCTTCGTGGATGGTATCCAGATTGGTGTAGCTCAGAACCCGCAGAAGAAGATGGCACAGAAGTTGGCGGCGAGGAATGCACTTGTGGTCCTGAAGGAGAAGGAAAGCGCAGAAGCCAAGGAGACCGAAAAGGATGACGATAAGAAGAACGGTGCTCATGTGTTCACCAGGCAGACCCTGAACGACATCTGCTTGAGAAGGCAGTGGCCGATGCCACAATACAGGTGCATAAACGAGGGCGGCCCTGCTCATGCTAAAAGATTTGTCTACGCGGTAAGGGTGAACACATCTGATCGTGGATGGACCGACGAATGCATTGGAGAGCCAATGCCTAGTgtgaagaaggccaaggaCTCTGCTGCCGTTcttctccttgagcttctgaaTGGAAGTTTCCCTGACAAGTCTGACGGCAAAAAGCCCTAGCTAAATGTCGTTGTTATTGGTAATCATTATGGCGGTGTTTGAGGCATTCATCATTGTTTACAAACATTACATTCATTACCCATTCAGTGCTCTTCGGCTCCGGCAAATAAAATGGTCAGCAGAGCCGATGAGTGAGAGCAGAGGATTTACTTTTACGACCGATTAGGTGACGCTGCTGGATGGTACTTTTAGAAATTTACTGGCAGAGTCGCGATAAataggaagaagaaagggtaTAGAATAGGTGGGGCCTCTTATTCTATTGGACATCGTGTAAACGAAACATTTGATGATTCAAATCTATGAatttattttggtttgatGATTGAAcgtatgaatttttttttggtcggATGTAGTAATCCCATTTCCAACCATATTTATGAGTTAGAAAAGTTTCTCAAAATTAATTGTATGAGAATTACAAAGCATCAATTTGTTTATCTAGCTTATTTGGTTTGAAAAGGCACTCCATGTACAGATATTTAAAAACAGAGTGAGTGCATGCACAATTGTACAGATAACAGTTAGAAACAGAAGGATTATATTTGAAAAACGATTGCTGGTGGCATTTGAATTTAATGGCCATGGAAAGACGCCACTTACAAAGCCATGCTCCGACCACTGAAAATGCAACGCTATTCTGGAAGCTGAAAACATGGTGCAACCAACGCAAAATGAAGAACGAACTTGACACAAATCAATCCAGGGGCAGAATTGCAGAAACACACCACACGATGATGGCGGCAGAAAGAAAGACGAAATTACTAGGCGCCTAGGCGGTGAGCTCCATGATGGCGCTGACGATGTCGCCGTCGTGGGCCTGGAGCGCCCTGACGGCCTTGGCGCGGGAGACGCTGGCCTGCGTCATGACGAGGTCGATGTCGCGGGCCTCGATGCCCGTCTCGTCCacggcctcctcttcctcttcggcggccgcggatccggaggcggcggcgccgccgtccggctTGGCCATGGCCTTGCTGAGGTCGTGCATCCTGAACTGCTGCGCCGCCTGCGCCTGCAGCTGCGAGCTCAGGTCCTCGATCTTGGCCTCCCCGAAGATCACGTACGTCTCCGACGTCGGGCTCTTGAACACGTCCGGCTTCGACACCACGAACAGTATCTGGAACCACAACACAGAGAATATAGATTCACACATAAATGTAAGTTACGAGCTAATCAAATCGGTGGAATTTGTTGGATTAGTTAATAACGTACGTTCTTGGCTCTTTTGATGGTAATCCTGGTGACCCCGGTGACGGGCTTCATCCCGAGCTTCATCATGGCCTTGCGGCTCTTCTTCTCGCTCCGGCTCTGCTTCGACCCCTCGATCCCGGCCACACCTAGCTCGCCTTAATTCACCGTCGTTCGGGGCCACCAAATCAAATTCAACAAAAACTGCAAGTCAGCGACTACTACTCCATATCTCCGTATCTACAAATTAATCTAGCTCAGCTAACAGCTCTACACCAATTTACAGTAACTAAATTAAGTTTGTTGCTGCAAACTATACTGCAGACCATTTCAGAAGATAAAACGAGGAGGGAACCAGAGGCGTAATTAAGGAATTGCTGTGTGCGTTATTCAAGTAccgtcgtcctcctcgtcttcttcatcatcgtcttcctcttcttcctcgtcgtcttcgtcgccgccctccttgacgtcctcgacgacgggcgcgccgtcgtcctcggccTTGACGTctacgacggcgacgggcgtGGTCGCGTCGCCGCTCTCCAGCTCCGGCTCCATGGCCGCAGGCGTCTGCTCGCTAACCATGCTGTGTGTGAGCGGAGGATAAGGAGGGAGGGGAGAAGCAGAGCAGAGAGCCGGGGCAGAGCAGATTGGGAGGGACCGTCGCCCGCCCAAGGCCTTATCTATCCGCGAGCAAAGTATTGGGCTGGGCTTCCTTAACTCAGACATCTTGTCATGGAGGCCCAATCCCGTGCGTAATCGCTCCAGATGGGCCGTAGTGCGGAGGGTCCAGTTGGATCCAAACCGGGACGCCCCATGAGGCCCTGAAGAAACCGGAGCCTACTCGtcgtgcccgccgccgctcttggttGGACTCGGAATAGGACGccaaaagcaaaaaagaaagacacCACCGTCCATGTCCATGCAGGCAACAACATATGCGACATCTGTGCTTCCCCAATAAGATCCCCGTAAGCTTCTTCCCCGATAATCTCCAAGCCGCGCCGGAACGAACTCAAGCGCTaattccccgcaaaaaaaccGCGGGACAGACTCAACGATTAGCCTGCTGCTAGCTGCCGTAATTCATCCTGATTCTGCAGCGTAACCGATCATCATGTCCAACAACAAGAGGTCGAACCCGATTCTTCCGATGACAACCTTTCCGCCCAAAGGTTAATCTAACCCATCGAGTTCTTTCGCAGTTTCGATCTCGTCCAGAGATACAGAAAGCACATTGCGATCGATTCGTCGTGCTAATTCTGAGTTGTTTTCGTGTGctaattctttttttgagTTGCAGGGCATGTGACGTCGTCCCCATTGGAGCAATGGACGAAGCGGTTCCAGGAGGCGGAGAGGCTGGTGGAGGGAGGCCGTCCCGCCGTCGATGCGGCTGGAGCTGCAGCGCCGGACGGCCGAGATCAGGCGCTAGGTGGCCATCCTCGAGACCCGCATGAGCTTGATGCAGGAGGACTTCTCCCAGCTCTCAAGCAAGCAACACATGTACGCATCATATACAACCTGCTACGTACAGTAACAGCCATAAGTTTGATTTTGAGCTCTGGACGCAACTACTAATTGGTGAGCGAAAGTAATTTAGGAAACTAATTAAGGGTTTGCGTGTGCGCATTGCAGAAGCTTGAAGGAGATGCGGAAGCTGGGGGAGAGCTTCTCGGCGCTGAGCGACAAGGtgaagcaggcggcggcgcccttcACCATGAAGCACTCCTCCAACAACAGGTTTGCTGACGATGATCGATCATCTTTGCAGTTTCTCTGAACCCTGCCTTTTCTTGAAAATTAGCAGTTTCTGAACTCTGAACCCTGTCGGCTGAATCTTGTTCAGGAACGACCTGCTCGGGCCTAGCGACTTGGACAAGTGCGCGGCGATCGACGTGAGCAGCACGGCCAACATGGAGGA
This is a stretch of genomic DNA from Brachypodium distachyon strain Bd21 chromosome 1, Brachypodium_distachyon_v3.0, whole genome shotgun sequence. It encodes these proteins:
- the LOC100842994 gene encoding nascent polypeptide-associated complex subunit alpha-like protein 2, with product MVSEQTPAAMEPELESGDATTPVAVVDVKAEDDGAPVVEDVKEGGDEDDEEEEEDDDEEDEEDDGELGVAGIEGSKQSRSEKKSRKAMMKLGMKPVTGVTRITIKRAKNILFVVSKPDVFKSPTSETYVIFGEAKIEDLSSQLQAQAAQQFRMHDLSKAMAKPDGGAAASGSAAAEEEEEAVDETGIEARDIDLVMTQASVSRAKAVRALQAHDGDIVSAIMELTA